Within the Kribbella aluminosa genome, the region GGCGCGGCCCTGCTGCTGGCGCTGCCGTCCCGGGTGTTCGCGTCCGCGGCACCGTGGCTGATCCTCTTCACCTGCCTGACCGTCGGCGTCCAGCCGTGGATCTCCCGGTGGCTGCGTTCCCACTCCCAGCACCCGCACGACCTCCGCCGATCGATGACCCCGGCGACCATCGCCGGCACCGCGTTGACCGGCGTGTACGGCGGCTACTTCGGCGCAGGCGCCGGCGTGATGATGATGGCCGTCCTGGGCCTCGGCCTGGACCTGGAACTCCGCGTCGTCAACGGGTTGAAGACCCTCGCCCTACTCGCCGCCAACCTGGTCGCCGGCACCATCTTCCTCTTCATCGCCGACCTCAACCTCCCCGCCGCCGCCCTTCTCGCCACGGGATCCGTCATCGGCGGCTACCTCGGCGCCCACATAGGCCGCCGCCTCCCCGCCACCTACCTCCGCACCCTGATAGTCCTGGCCGGCCTCACCGCCGCCACCCTGATGCTGTTCTAGAGGTGCGGGACGATCGCGAGGGCCGTGATCAGCAGGCAGATGGTGCCGTTGAGGTACGGGTGGCTGGCCAGTACCGCGATGAACTCGCGGATTGTTGCTGTTGGCCAGTAGTAGGCCGCAGTGGGGGAGCCGACGACCTGGCCGTTCACCTTTGCCTTGCGGGCGGTGAGGGCGGCGCGGAAGGCG harbors:
- a CDS encoding sulfite exporter TauE/SafE family protein; this encodes MTGPEQLAVVGAGLGAGILTSTVGVASLLSFPVLIALGIPPVVANASNTLGLLPGALSGAFGYRRELREVPRRQVVVVVLVCAVGAIGGAALLLALPSRVFASAAPWLILFTCLTVGVQPWISRWLRSHSQHPHDLRRSMTPATIAGTALTGVYGGYFGAGAGVMMMAVLGLGLDLELRVVNGLKTLALLAANLVAGTIFLFIADLNLPAAALLATGSVIGGYLGAHIGRRLPATYLRTLIVLAGLTAATLMLF